From the genome of Nicotiana tabacum cultivar K326 chromosome 2, ASM71507v2, whole genome shotgun sequence:
tattttattaGCTTAAATTACTATCATATATTGTCACTTAagaattaataattaaattttaataattttggcCAAGGAACGGGTAAGCACACAAGgtctttatttgatgatgtgcaTTTAACCAAGGAACAAGTATGAACACGTGGTCAAACATGGTTTATTGTTAGCAAGTCAAGGAGCTGGGAATGCACTCATGGCCGTTTATTAATTGATATTGACCAAGGATCATGCAAGAACACATGGTCTACATTTAAAGACGCGTCTAAAATTGCCTAACGTTTTATATTATTAAGAAAGAAAACTATGAgtgattaaatcataattatcaaattGCTCTAGTGGTAGCACccttcacttccaaccaagaggttgtgagttcgagagtgggagttcttggagggagggagccgatggtctatcggaaataacctaTCTATCtcagggtagggataaggtctgcatacacattacCCTCTCCAGACTCCACTAATAGGATTATACTggtttattattattgttgtattgtTATTGGAGTTGGTAAAAAGAATCAACGCTTGAAAACTTAGGTCCTGTCTTGCTTATTGGCTTTTCAAGGCATTTGGCCACCTTATTTGCTTATGGGTTGCCTTGTTGGTTCACAATAAAATGGGCCTAACAGAATTGCCTAAACTActaatatatctctctctctcacacacacacgtACACACAtaagcaaatatatatatatatatatatatatatatatatatgccaacaTTGGACCACTTACTCTACATTAATTATTAAAGgtgattaaattatttaattagtgacaaaaagtctaattttttattttatctttttaggGAAAACAAGACAAATTAATGTTGGACAAACTCTATCTATTTTAAAGAAATGGCCAACTTCTGGCTAATGGAGAAATGGGCCAGGAACTATTAAGATGAAAAGAGTGGACAGattttatgaactttgaactGAAGATCGCTCGTAATCAAAGTTAATGCCGATATTTATAACAAAATCgtgaatttttctctttttcagtcTTTATTCAGAATCGGTGTCTCTTCTCTGTGccctttcatttatttttttattgactCAACGAAAAGTTCGCATGTCACCTCACTGATGGTTACGTGTCATGCCTTTTTCCACCGATACATGAATATGTTTAAAAGTAGACAAATATCTTGCCTTTATTTGCTCTTAACGTGATAGTTTAGATATTTTCTACGTCTTTCTTTTCTAAACCGAACAATTGCAACGCTATTATATGTGAGTAATACTTAGTATAGTAGAAGAGTTCTGGATTAAAGAGAGCAGATATTTTGTTTCTTGGGAGATATTTTGTAAGAATCTCATCCTAAGAACAAAAGCAGATGTCACGTAGTGCTAGTTTATTGGTTAGTACTTGTGACTGCATCAGATTCTCTAAGGGAAAAGGGATAAAGAACCAATAAAGTAGCAGTACATTATTTTCAAGATTCACTACAAAATTAGACGGTCAGATTTGAGCACACAACCATATTGGATGGTTTGATTTATACCATAGGAAAGTAAGCTGCTGAAATAAAAATTTGTGCATATATAGAGGAAGTGCCTATATTAGGAAGCATTGAAGTTAGCTataaaggagaaaaggaaaagataaagcaagcacttttaaagaaggaaaaaggccAAATATATCCCTCTACTTTTATATATTGTCTATATTTAATTTTCGTTATATTATCGGGTCAAATGTACACCTACCGTTATATTATCGAGtcaaatttacccctacaatcagcaaatttttaaaaataccccttgatttgttaagtaatccaaaatctctCAAATTTCTTTTACTTAAATCACTTTTTGTTCTTCTTGGTtcactatttttgaaataattggcATTTACCTGCTTTCTGaattagagaaaaaaatattaaataatacaactgaataaacaaagtatagtaaattgaaaaatctaaagTAGGTAGCTTTtctaaattctaaaagtatttacaatatcccaattttaatgaattcgttGCACCAAATGTATGAagactttgcaagtattagtgattgaagttgaagttacTCGGAGACTTTATATTGTCTAATTCAACTTTAGTTTAATTAAATGTTTATACATTTTGGACTCTTAAGTTAGTCGGTCGAACTCTATACTAAACAAGCAAtgataaaatatatttgaatatacatgTACGTACATGATGATCAGCTGCATATAATACATATTAAATAGACTCACTAAATTCTACGATGTGTAtatgattgaaaaataaataaaattttaaaccaattttatttattacaaaaagaaaaatgggtgcattggtaattaaaaaattatgaataatttgtatagtctagtaactttagcattcacatcaataataatttttaaaattgaaatagtggaccaagaagaacaacaagtgatttaaataaaaggaatttggaaaattttggattacttaaccgatcaaggggtatttttataaatttgctgattgtaggggtaaatttgaCCCGATAGTATAACGGGGGTTAAATGAAGACAATAtatgaaagtagaggggtatatttggcccttttcccttCAAAGAATGACAAGGCCAAGAAGATAATGAAtatgcaagaaaataaaagggCTTATAGTCATTCTCAGTGATGCTTTTTAGAGATTAGTcagtatttattttatcctgaaattttaaattaaaaatcttaacttcGGGATACTTTTGTCCCgaaaaattaaactgaaaaactaaaattcaggacTTACTGGCTAATTTCTAAATAGCAACCCTTTAAAGTGGCTATCTGGTGCCATTTATACGAAAAAAATAGAGAGTATCGTTTTGTGCAATGATTTTATATCATTTTTTACACTATTGAGTTAAATTGCATGTTCAGGAATTGTAATTTTTAAAAGTAATTATAATATGGTATCCGTAGAAAAGCATATAGTAGATTTAACTACTCCTCCGATGAAGTAAAGATTTATTACACTATCAACTCAAATCGGGAAATTCTACCTTTATCGCACTTTATTCCGATGGGAAAGTTAGCAATTCGTTCGATCTCTATCTATCTCTGGATTGGCTTTAAAGGATTCTCTCATGGATTTGGCGCGCGTATAACTTAAACCCAAAGATAAAAGATCACCTATTTTTATTTGACGGCACCCAAAAAACAAATTCCTCTTAGAAAAGTGATGTACTTATTCTCGAACTTTTTACAACTGGAAAGCTTTAGAAGGCTACACAGCTTAGTGAACCAAAAAGAATATAGGAGTCAGAGACTCAGAGCTAAGAAAAAGATACGGCGATTTTCAATGCATGGTGATGGTATGTGGAGGCTTGTCCTCAATATGACCTGTATACTTGCGGGTCAATTTGAACTAAATAATGTGCTAGTATAACCTAACTCACGCAAGcaccatatatatatttttacactaataacaacaacaataactcgGTGAAATTATAATTTCACCAGTGGGGTTTGGGAAGGATAATGTGTACACAGTCCTTAacccctaccctgggatagagaggttgtttccaatagatccTCGACATCTCTCCCTCCAAGAattctccaccttgctcttggtgtgactcgaactcacaacctctacTGTGTATTTACTGTTACTTTTTCTAACCGGTATATATAAATTAGATACTGATTATACATAGCTATCCACATATTATTTATGGATTATACATATCTTATAAGTCAAccgattatttttagtttaaacagTTGGGAGACGACTATTTGAGTTAATTACTTGTGCGGGGAGGGAATATATGCACAACCAAATACACTTAAACTATATTATATTctaagggctcgtttggtacAAGGGATAAGGGATAATTAGTTCCGAGACTAAATTTGAGATCAGTTTATCCCACGTTTGGTTGGAATAACATCGTGGTATAATTAATTCCGGAATTAGTTATCCATggattgtagtatttttttattcCTATGGGATGGTGGGATAATTAATACCCGGATAACTAATTCCGAAAAAATTAATCATAAAATAACTTATTTCCCGGCCAAACTAAACCCTAATAGCTACGCTAAATTTGACATCCCTGATCGTCGAAACAAATATTGTAAATGATAACATTGATTAGATCGATAGATACTGTAGTATTGTAACTCTTCTGTTGTGTTTCCCTAGCAAAAATAATGGGGACATATACATCTCTTTCAATTGCAGGCTGCATGCACTTGCAGTCCCGGTATCTTTTTTATAGCAAAGACAAGATAGTAATTTTGAGAACTTTAGTGCCAAATATAGTATCTTCACTACACTGCTTATAGTAGTTTTCTCGACTCAAAGCTTAATTACTATGATTTGACTTAGCACAACCATGGTGAGTCGTATATGATCCCTTCATCCTAAGATCtagaggtctcgggttcgagtTCTAGGAATGACAGAGAAACCTTCCCCGTAGATCTTACGCAACATGTATCCAGATTAGTTTGGCTGTAACGCGGTTGCCGAACATTAGGCGGGGAACAAAAAATGTATGACATTTACTATTAGTGTATTTCAACTTGTTGTAGATGGTAATAACTGTCTTATTTCTCATGTTACTAATCTTTTTTCTTGAACTTAAGTATAATATCTTTTTAGGTGACCTGACATTGCAAAATTTACTAAATAGAAGTTAAATACAATTCGTATTAACAGCAGAACAGCTACTTACAGAGCGGCAGGACCACAAATGGGGAGTCATCTGATTCCAGAATTGCTATTATAAGAAGAGTGCTAGGATAGGAAAACTAGAGCAAAGAGATGAGGTTGGTGAGCTAGGAAATTTCTATGGAGTAGCACTCCATATAACGAGCTGCATTAAGGCTAGCATGCAGTTTCTACTATTCAAATATCTCTGAGtatttttctttaacaattttCTGGTTttagttgattttctttaaacaATATAATTATCCACATTGCAACTAAAGGTGAACTCAAATTTTAATGAGTTCAGAATATCCTAGCTAATCTATTGTATAGTTATAATACTTACTACTAACATTCTTTCTGTACGTGTGTGTAAGATCGAGCtcataccccacttgtggaattatactaagatagttattgttgttgtgtagGATCGAGCAATAAAGCAATGATTTCAGTTGAACTCGTAGTATCAGTATATATCAGCCTCTGAGTGCAACTACGTACAACCCGGAGAATATGGGGGAAAGCGGCAAGGAGCAAAAGGGTGAAGAAACATCTGAAAAACCTGTCGTCCCAAGTCATGATCTGAACAGAAAACCAAGGTTTAGGTGGACTGTAAAGCACCATGATCACTTTGTCGAAGCAGTGAATGAATTAGGAGGTCCATTTGGTCTGTCTTACTATAAACACTACGCGATGAACATAATATATTTGGTATGCATATTACAATAGAAATAAACATAgatgttttaaattttttgaatgaGCAGAAGCAACTCCGAAGAATATAATGAAACTCATGGATGATGATGATATCACTTCAGGCCATATCAAAAGCCATCTCCAGGTACTCTGAGACTCGAACCCAGGGTGCTCTGATAACATATTGTTGAAGTGTgatcatctcatctaaaagcttaagctcATGTTAGCGAGAGcacatttttatttacttaatgaTGTCTTCAACAGCAAGTTTATACAAGTTTCAAGTACTCTTGCATTTTTTGTTACGATGAGGTAATCCAACACTTAACTAATATTTGAGTTCATGCTGTTTTCAGAAGTACAGACAGAGTAAAGACATCATCAGCACCCCTAAAACTAGTAAAGGCAAGTTTTTAATAACTTATATATATGGACAGTATTGAATTCTTTTGGTACATATATATAAAAAGGTACAATTAATTTTTAGAGGTTCTGTCCTCCTTGTTTCTCTGGAAATTTTGAGCAGTTAAGAGAAGTGAAAAGAATGAAGCTGCTGTACATATGTTGCATGATAAAGGGTAAGTGGACAGCATGAGTTTATTAAATCTCTGTTTACTGTCTTGAATTAATGGCAATTCTAAAATGTTATTTAACACAAAATGGAGAGAAATGCAGATGATCAGAAAAACATTAAACACGGAGATTGATATGCAAGGAAGATCTAATATGTCACTTGAGGTCTGTACAATCTGTCGAATTTCGGATATTCATCCTTCAAAGCGTTGAAGTTATATTATATGCACGGCAATATAAAGATATTCATAGTATCATGTAGTTTATTTACATATGATTACCTTTTTCTCACAATTCGGGCCTATAAAAACAGATAACAAATGAGGCAGAACAAAAAGAGAACTTAGAAGCTGAAGAAATTGTAAGACAGGAAATGCAAGCTGATGCAACTACAAGCTGGATTGAGCTTCAAACGAAAGAAGGAGGCAGCAAATTGAAAACTTATTCAGATCAATCAGAAGGTTCCAAGAAAAATATATCTAAGTTTTTCACTTCAGAAAAAGAACAACTGGACTTGAATTTTCCTGCAGCTGCTCCAGATCAAGAGTGATCAAGTGGATCTAAGAATGCCTAAAGTTTAAAAAATGAAGGTTACCACGCAAATTACAAAAGTAAATACTTTTTTGTAGAATAAAATAATTTCAAGAAAGGTGAAAGTAATGATTTAATGTACTATATCTAACGATAATAATCCTCTCTGCAATATTCACGAAGTAGTGAAACACACTACAGAAATCGTTGCTTATGGTAAATCTTGCAGATGTTGCTGAGCTTAGTAATAAAAACTAATAGAATTGTATTATTCAGATATTTGAAGAAGCATATATGGGatgtattttttaaaatattgtgCAATGTGCACTAAGTGGCAGAGTTTATTCTTTCACATTTATTTTGGGCGACTATAATCTCCAGTAGTCTATTTATTAtactttataaaatattaaaatgattACCTATAGCCAAAAAACTTGCAAATTTAAACTCGTTTGATTGTTAATATTAGTAAAGACAATTTATATTTTATTAGACCGACTCTTTCCTTTTGCTCAATTTGCACCAGATAGAGTCAGTACCTAACTGAATTATAAATTGGAGTAATTTGTTATAACAACTTCATAATTAGACTAAAATGTCTTAAATGAATTTTAACTAAATTTCAAATAAGTTATGTCACATATGACATATTTAAATTATaggtaaagaaaataaaatactctatttt
Proteins encoded in this window:
- the LOC107815197 gene encoding myb family transcription factor RLI1-like isoform X1 yields the protein MGESGKEQKGEETSEKPVVPSHDLNRKPRFRWTVKHHDHFVEAVNELGGPFEATPKNIMKLMDDDDITSGHIKSHLQKYRQSKDIISTPKTSKVKRSEKNEAAVHMLHDKGEMQMIRKTLNTEIDMQGRSNMSLEITNEAEQKENLEAEEIVRQEMQADATTSWIELQTKEGGSKLKTYSDQSEGSKKNISKFFTSEKEQLDLNFPAAAPDQE
- the LOC107815197 gene encoding uncharacterized protein LOC107815197 isoform X2, translated to MGESGKEQKGEETSEKPVVPSHDLNRKPRFRWTVKHHDHFVEAVNELGGPFGLSYYKHYAMNIIYLKYRQSKDIISTPKTSKVKRSEKNEAAVHMLHDKGEMQMIRKTLNTEIDMQGRSNMSLEITNEAEQKENLEAEEIVRQEMQADATTSWIELQTKEGGSKLKTYSDQSEGSKKNISKFFTSEKEQLDLNFPAAAPDQE